A genomic segment from Methanobacterium formicicum encodes:
- a CDS encoding flavodoxin family protein codes for MKTMILFYSRTRKTALIAKTLAHEINADYLEITDLNNRGGALNYLRASVDAFRENKTLIKPKTVDLTDYDLVYLGSPTWAGKPAPAIITLIDQCNFQGKDVVLFATMGNSGGKKVIERMKEKIEPRGGRFIKSFLIKTGNKNSEELVEDVKKIVKEEDLTLYGI; via the coding sequence ATGAAAACCATGATCCTGTTTTACTCACGAACCAGGAAAACTGCCCTAATTGCCAAGACACTGGCCCATGAAATCAATGCCGATTACCTGGAGATCACGGATCTCAACAACCGGGGAGGGGCCTTGAATTATCTTAGAGCCTCAGTAGATGCTTTCCGTGAAAACAAGACCCTGATTAAACCAAAAACAGTGGATCTAACTGACTATGATCTGGTGTATCTGGGGAGTCCCACTTGGGCGGGTAAACCCGCACCAGCGATCATCACCCTCATTGACCAGTGCAACTTCCAGGGTAAAGATGTGGTACTCTTCGCCACCATGGGCAACTCCGGGGGGAAGAAGGTTATCGAACGCATGAAAGAAAAAATTGAACCACGTGGAGGGCGCTTCATCAAATCCTTCCTGATTAAAACTGGTAACAAAAACAGTGAAGAACTGGTGGAAGATGTTAAAAAGATCGTTAAAGAGGAAGACCTTACACTCTACGGGATATAG
- a CDS encoding protein translocase subunit SecF — MVKFERFIESYKPLIAIPVAITIISLLLIALVGVNQGIELKGGTEAVINLDKSISQSDLQSLISADFPGQQVTVKSVTNNQATVAITGDVDVVKLTSVLKGTGTISSYKSVGPVLSAESMTQIYYALAFAFIFMSITVFIIFRDVVPSLAVIFAALSDIIIAVGGMSLFNIPLSIASVGALLMLIGYSVDTDILLTTRILKRTEGTVTERAIEAMKTGLTMSAAAIGSMVALYLVVMFLIPAAHTLADIAAVLIVGLVADVLATWLMNLGILRWYTEARK, encoded by the coding sequence ATGGTAAAATTTGAAAGATTCATAGAATCGTACAAACCTCTCATCGCCATCCCAGTGGCCATCACCATCATTTCCCTTCTATTAATCGCCCTTGTAGGTGTTAATCAGGGAATAGAACTTAAAGGTGGTACGGAAGCAGTTATAAATCTGGATAAATCCATCAGTCAGAGTGATCTTCAGTCACTGATCAGTGCTGATTTTCCAGGTCAACAGGTGACAGTTAAATCTGTGACCAACAACCAGGCCACAGTGGCCATCACTGGAGACGTTGATGTGGTTAAACTGACATCAGTGCTTAAGGGCACCGGAACTATTTCCAGCTATAAATCTGTGGGTCCGGTGTTGAGTGCAGAATCAATGACCCAGATCTACTATGCTCTGGCCTTTGCCTTCATATTCATGAGCATAACGGTGTTCATCATCTTCCGTGATGTGGTTCCCAGTCTGGCAGTTATTTTCGCTGCCTTATCTGATATCATCATTGCCGTGGGGGGGATGAGCTTATTCAACATACCCCTGTCCATCGCCTCAGTGGGTGCACTGTTAATGCTTATTGGTTACAGTGTGGATACCGATATACTCTTAACCACCCGGATTCTTAAAAGAACCGAAGGTACCGTAACTGAAAGGGCAATCGAGGCCATGAAAACTGGTTTAACCATGTCGGCCGCAGCTATTGGTTCCATGGTAGCACTGTATCTGGTGGTTATGTTCCTGATACCCGCTGCCCATACCCTGGCGGATATAGCTGCCGTGCTTATAGTGGGACTGGTGGCCGATGTCCTGGCCACCTGGCTCATGAACCTGGGAATACTAAGATGGTACACGGAGGCACGTAAATGA
- a CDS encoding preprotein translocase subunit SecD, producing the protein MNIKEFLKDKQVLLLVVLLIASIGAISYLGIQQGLDLKGGSTIQLQLEQPVDTATMNTVTAVLDKRLNIFGVKDVKVYPSGNQNVIVEIAGVQPDDVTKIVGSNGKFEAKINNQTALVGSDITQVKSYQVTGTKWEVPFTVSLEGANRFAKVAQGQAGVPVEMYLDDQLITSPELSAELANGQASTDVMISGSEATKEEAQSQAKSIQTLLQSGALPVKVKIVGISSVSADLGDQFINGALIAGILALLVIAAIIIVRYRSPLLVIPIMLTSIAELILVLGAAAVVHWNIDLAAIAGILAAIGTGVDDQIIITDEVLKGFQEKKRISGVRRQIKKAFFIIFASAGTLVAAMLPLAYIGFSRGATGIGILSGFAFTTILGVLIGIFITRPVYAKFVEMVLDK; encoded by the coding sequence ATGAATATCAAGGAATTCCTCAAGGACAAACAGGTACTGCTACTGGTAGTACTTCTCATTGCCAGTATTGGTGCCATCTCCTACCTGGGTATACAACAGGGTCTGGATTTAAAGGGTGGTTCCACCATACAGCTCCAGCTGGAACAACCAGTGGACACCGCCACCATGAACACAGTTACCGCAGTACTGGATAAAAGGCTGAACATTTTCGGGGTTAAAGACGTTAAAGTTTACCCCAGTGGAAACCAGAACGTTATTGTCGAGATTGCAGGGGTCCAACCCGATGATGTGACCAAGATCGTGGGGAGTAATGGTAAATTCGAGGCCAAGATCAACAACCAGACAGCCCTGGTGGGATCAGACATCACCCAGGTGAAATCCTATCAGGTTACTGGAACGAAATGGGAAGTTCCCTTCACCGTTTCACTGGAAGGTGCTAATCGATTCGCCAAGGTTGCTCAGGGTCAGGCTGGAGTACCGGTGGAGATGTACCTGGATGACCAGTTGATTACCTCCCCTGAGCTTTCTGCGGAGCTGGCTAATGGGCAGGCCTCCACTGATGTGATGATCAGTGGAAGTGAAGCCACCAAAGAAGAAGCACAAAGTCAAGCTAAAAGCATACAAACCTTATTACAATCTGGTGCATTGCCGGTTAAGGTAAAAATCGTTGGTATAAGCAGTGTTTCCGCTGATCTTGGTGACCAATTTATTAACGGTGCTTTAATTGCTGGTATACTGGCCTTGCTGGTTATTGCCGCCATTATCATTGTCAGATACCGCAGCCCTCTACTGGTGATACCCATCATGTTAACCAGTATTGCCGAGTTGATACTGGTTCTGGGAGCAGCGGCCGTGGTTCACTGGAACATAGATCTAGCTGCCATTGCCGGTATTCTGGCGGCCATTGGTACCGGGGTGGACGACCAGATCATCATTACCGACGAGGTGCTCAAGGGCTTCCAGGAGAAGAAGAGAATTTCTGGTGTGCGCCGGCAGATTAAAAAGGCATTCTTCATTATCTTTGCCTCAGCCGGAACCCTGGTAGCTGCCATGTTACCACTGGCCTACATTGGATTCAGCAGGGGAGCCACCGGAATAGGTATACTTTCTGGTTTCGCCTTCACCACCATACTGGGTGTTCTCATTGGAATATTCATCACCCGACCAGTGTATGCCAAATTCGTGGAGATGGT